The DNA sequence TGGGAGCTGAAGACGCAAATACTATGAAAATAGTGACGAAGAACATggaaaaagcaaaggctgaaATTTTGTCATATAAATCAAGTGTGGTTGTTACTGATGATgctagtgatgatgatgatgatactgAGCCTTCTTTGTGCAAGATTTCAGTATTGGACCCCCttcgaaggaaaggaaagggaatgaGTTATGGAAGGCTTAAAAGTTCaagtgagaaaaagaagaaaaaatctaagAAAGGAACATCCTCAACGCGAATAGAAAGTCGAGGTGAGTGACATACTATTCTAGTTAATATAATTAGTTAAATTTTTCACTTACGTTATGTTACATGATTTCAATTAACATATTTATTACTTTGTAATGTAGAGTTGGTTGTCCAAGCAACACATGATGAAACTCATTTCCCAGATTATTCGAGTAATTCAAATCCATTTCGAAGTGCCTTTTATCCTAACAACATTGGTGGTCCTATAGTGAATCTAAATTTTCATAATCGGGTTTGTCGCTCTTAGTCCTCCATTTACAATTACGTTTTActtattttgttcattttttcataTAGATGCAGCAGC is a window from the Rhodamnia argentea isolate NSW1041297 chromosome 8, ASM2092103v1, whole genome shotgun sequence genome containing:
- the LOC115732645 gene encoding uncharacterized protein LOC115732645 — encoded protein: MSPGAYKFNRFSTLMQQSLEPMSLGAEDANTMKIVTKNMEKAKAEILSYKSSVVVTDDASDDDDDTEPSLCKISVLDPLRRKGKGMSYGRLKSSSEKKKKKSKKGTSSTRIESRELVVQATHDETHFPDYSSNSNPFRSAFYPNNIGGPIVNLNFHNRMQQPPYIMPPGNMNGFCPFPSRMQSLYIMPPGIMSGFSPFTSQMLEYHDRSRGTILSQGSSNSFQHLEHPASNREQFDEPKGNS